gctgcaggaagCACAGAGAGTCGGCTTGCCACCTCACACAGTGTCCAGGCCTGGCTAGAGGGGGCTCTGGAAAGATACAAGGCAGGACACTCACAGTGGTGTATGGGCACAGTGAATCCCGAGTGGCGGGCATGCTCACAAGAGCGCGTGGGCGTGGATTCAGAGTGGCGGGTGTGCTCACAGGAGCACATGGGCATAGATCCAGAGTGGCGGGCAGGCTCCCAGGCACAGGTGCAGTGAGGCGGGAACAAATGCGATGCACCGTGTTGTACAAGCTTAGGAGCTGTGCAGTGCCGACAAGGCACAAGGTCACGGGCATGCTGCAGCTGGTGCCCGTGCAGGCAGGATGTGGTGTGTTCGTCTGACTGATCCGCGCAGCTGCACGATGCACTGAGAAGTCTCAGGAAGCAGAGAGCGCTCGCCGATGGTGCTCTCGTTAGGCTCATTCCCAGCATTCGGTGTATGCTCCTAATGTCCGCGTGACCACTGTACTGCAGTAGGAAACGTGGCCTTAGATATAACGGTGATGGGCATGTGTAAGACCCTGGATACAATACCCCTGGATCCACTGGGCTAGCCGTGAGAAGCAGATTCCTTGGGTGATTAGCATTCACCAGTGCGCCACGGAGACCATACGTTAAAGCCGAGGCTTTAGAAAGTGAcctgtgattttgggtgcccaactagaGACGTCTCACTGGGGCCTGATTCCCAGGGGcaggctgaaaatcaggcctgttgGAGGTCTCTCCACAAGGGCCCCCAGAAACACTGGTCATGTCTGAAAATGTTGCCCTCCAGGCCACAGGAGAGCTCTTCTCACGGGGTGCTTGCTGGCGGATCCTTCACCACCATCCAACCTTTAGCTTAATCCCTCTCCTTGCAGGAAAGCTAGGAAGAAGGTGGTCCCACCGGACGGGGTGAAGCTGGTAGATGTGGTAAGTGCGCACATTGGCTAGATAAGCTTATGGCCCCAAAGTCACGCAACAACCAGGGGGGGCTGCTACTCCTGCCCCAGGGGAGCATGGGTGGCCTAGGGGGAGCCCAGCGGCACTGCCTTAGGAAAGGGCCAGGATGGCCGTCTCCTGGACAGCAGCTGTTGCAGGAAAAGCTCTAGAAATGAGCTGTCttagagccccatcctgcacggtgctgagcaccttctccTGGCTCAGTGGGaattgggggtgctcagcacctcgctAGGATTGTCTGGaagcctctggggaagagctgtcgAAGTGGAAGGTGGAGCGAGTCTTCTCTGCCTGGAGTCAGCAGCCCGCGGGAAGGGGAATTGGGACGGCCTGTCGAATGGTGTCTGTGGTACTGCTCTGGGAGGGACcagctgagctgggagccaggttCTAGCCGAAGCAGCATATTTTGGTGTCCAGAGATGCACTGGAAAGCTGAGTTATTTTATTCCGAGGCATTAATTCAAAAACAcgagcagcagggggctggagtgctCGTTAAACAGCAGAGACCAGCCTCCACCAAGCATAGTATGTGACAGGGAGAAGGCACTGAGCCCTAGCTGTTGCTGGATGGTGCTTAAATCAGAAGGTAAAGTTCACCAGCATGGCACTAGGCGGATGGAGCAGTCTTGCTGGGTGGAGCCATTTGGGGAgggcctggggcagtgcagcctgGCTGTAGGGATCCCCCAAAATGGGTAGTAGCCAAGCAAATGGCAGGCAGGGTTGGTAAATGCAAATTgtactgcacattggaaaacatcatcccaagtacacctacaaaatgatggggtctaaattagcggttaccactcagagatcttggagtcattgtggatagttctctgcaaacatctgctCGATgggcagcgacagtcaaaaaagcaaacagaatgttaggaaagggacagataagaccaaaaatatcataatgacaagatataaatccacggtacccCCACTCCTCGAATGCTACGTGCGGTTCTGGGCTCCCCATCTGAAAAAGagatattagagatggaaaaaatacagagaagggcaacaaaactgattaggggtgtggatcagcttccatatgaggagagattaataagactgggactgttcaacttggaaaagagacgactgaggggagAGAGAATTGAGGTCTacacaatcatgactggtgtggagacaatGGGtaaagaagtgttgtttaccccttcacgtaggacaagagccaggggtcacctaatgaaatgaataggcggcaggtttaaaacaagcgaaaggaagtacttcaccaCACAGCACACAATGAACCTGTGGCACTCGTTGccaggggctgttgtgaaggctaaaagtataattgggttaaaaaaagaattagataagttgatggagAATAGGCCTGTCAATGGCTATCAGCTAAGACGGTCGGGGATCCAAtcccatggtctgggtgtccctaagcctctgactgccagaagctgggaccggatgatgggatggatcactctgtcaattgccctgttctgttcattccctctgaagcatctggcaccagccactgtcggaagtcCAGACACTGGCCTAggtggacccttggtctgacccagtgtggccgctctTATGAGTCTCACCGGTGCGTCTCCTCCTTTCTTTGCAGTCGTTGCTGAGGCAGATGCAGCTCCGATCACTCAGTAAATCGGACACCAAACTGCATGAGCTCAACAGGGTGAAGCACGTGGATGAGCGTGAGTGGCTGTAAAATTCTACCATAGCTGGAGCTGACGTGCAGAGAGATCTGgcggctctggggctgggagtgcgCCGATGCAAAGGGAGATGGTGTCTATGCCTGAGGAGCAGCGCAGCCTTCCAGTTGCAGGGATAGGGTAGTAGTTCTCCCAACATCCTCTCTGGTAGGGCCGCGTTGCCTGCTACTGGATGGCTGGTGTATTCCTGCAATCACACGTGTCCACACGGGGTAGTTGCACGTGCAAGTCATCCTCGTTAGCATGAGCAATGACACTCACTCACGCTGTGAATGAGCTTCCCGGTGAAGGGGGATTGACAAGGGCAGGGTATTATTATCACTTATCTTTCTAACTCTGCTTGGTGAGTCCATTGAAAGAGCCAGCCAGTGTCCCCTACAAGAGCCAGCGCAGACTCCTCACGcaccttctcttctcttctcttcccagaCCAAAGACCAGCCAGCGTGGATTTCCTTTACCCATCAGGGTCTTTGGGGGATGGAGAAGGAGCTGCGTATAGCTCGAGCTTCAGCATCCTGCTGCACCGAGAACTGCCCCAGATCCCCCATTCCAACCCGTCGGCTGATGCCCTGAGTCCTGACCAGACTTACTCAAACCTGTTCTTCTCAGCCCCGCTGAAACCAGCCCCGGAGGTGCTGTACGAGTGTGCGGCCGTGACTCAGGAAGGTCCTCAACCAATGCCCGTCTTGGGAAGCCCAGTGGAGGCGTCCCCTCTCAGTGAGGCGGACAAGGCAGTGACGGCTGAGTACGCCTGCATCCGCAAGGCGAAGAAGAATTTCCAGCCAGAGCTCCAGGACGAGACACAGAGTGAATCCTCCGTGGGGCCTGCAGACACAGAAGGCTGGGAAGGAGCTGCCTGTAACCCCCCAGCGGTGAAGGTACAGTAACATCCATCACCTCCTCCCGCGCTGAGCCTCACAATGCTGTGGGATGGGAGACGGGCAGTGTCGGTGCTAGGTGGGTAGGAACACACTGCCTGGCCCTGAATGGAAGCCCCGAGCTTGGCTTGCCATTATCCAGGGGGTCACATTGTTCTTTATTTGTGGGGATTCAGGTGGCTGGGGAGATCTGTGGAAATGGTTACAAATCCTGCCAGCCTCCTGAGTGTCAGCAGGAAGGGTATATTTATTATCGATAGCACCAAGAGGGGGCCattgctgggagctgcagaaacaCAGAGCACAAGGACTGACAAGCCCCAAAGAGCAGAGTGCTTTATTCTCTGGcccctgttatacaggaggttcaGGGTAAATGATCTCACCTTAAACTTTATGAATCTACctattttattcattatttgtcaGCTCCttccatttgaaatgtttcagttatTCAATCAAGGAGCAGAAATGTGACTTTGGCAGCCAACCACTCGCCATGAATAATGACTAGTCAAAGCAAACAGTGTGGGAACAGCGAGTTTGAGGATATTCATCCAAACTCATCACCTCTAGTAACGAAAGGTGAAGGAGGTGAGAATTGACTTGCAAACCCACTGTCATGGAGATTGGGTCCCCCCTGTGGAATGGGGGAAGAGAACTTGAACGCAAGAAGGAAGCCAGAAGCTCTGGATAATTTTTAAGCTTTCAGAAAGTTCTAAGTGGAACTAGAGCCTGGAGCCCCAGAATTGTAAATATTGTGCCTGTGAAAGGCCCAAGTGTTGGGAATTGTGTGCGCAATCTTAGTAAATACACATGCAAATGTGCATGCCGTTCTGAAAACGTGGGCCTTGATTTCTTTCCCCCTTAAACTAGATTCtcacctccttcccttccccactaaAGAACACACTTAACCAGTGTTATTGTTGCTTTCATTCTCAGGGGGGTGTGGGTGCAGACTAGCTGCAAGATGACCCTTAGAAGGTTTCCTTACAGGAAGATTCCAGGTCCGCCTCAAACAAAGCTTGATGGGGCTGGTGCTGGTGCTGATGCCTATTGGACTAAGGTTCTAGGTCTATTAAATCCTCTGCTCCTAGGAGTGCCAACCTCCCCCTGCCTGTACTGATGAGCTGACCTTCCTTAATCACACgtcagaagggaaggagggggttTGGATTAACTCTGGATTTGGATTAGGCTGGATTTTGCCTGTGCTTCTGGAAGGGAGTAAAACAGTTTATCCTGTCTTCGCTGTTGTAACCGGGCATCTGCCGGGCTGATGAGTAGCTTATCAACTGAGTTCAGGAGCCCATGAGCTTGCAGGGGATCAACTGTGCAGCAGGGTACAAGGGTTCACCACAATCCCTAAGGCAGATCTCACCTTGGGGGATCACTGGGGCATCGGGCAGTTCAGTCAGGGCCTTATCCAAAGCTGATGGGAGGAAACAGGAGGCTTCGCTTTGCTTTAGGTAAGCCGTGGCTCAGGCTCTCGGGATTCAACTCCACAGGTGGCTGAGGGGATACAAAATTGGTTTGGGAGGGCGAGACCCCTTGGAATGACCGAGGGAAAACACTTCCCTTAAACATGTGCACACGTCTGCATGTGTACGTAGCCCTTAGAGCTGGTGAAAATCTTTCCGATAaaaagttggggtgggggtggaggagggtgagatggggggaggggttgatgAAAGtgtttttcagaaaaataaaactttttgcaaaagaaaaattttaaattttgatcaaaatttttcagccaaCCATTCTGAGctgtgggtgaaatcccagcctcttcccccttgTTTTTATTCCTCCCCCAaactttttccactggaaaccaGTGGGGATGTTTGTATCCACAGAAAATTGGCAGTCTTTTCACCAATAAACACACATTGTGGGaaatttcaattaaataaaaaacattttgtttctgtcGACATTTTTGTGAAATATACTTGACCTTTTTAACAAATACCGGCTCTGGGTGCGTGGGTGTAAGCTTCATTGAGTCAAAGTGCTGGATTCAGACCTGGCTGTAACGGCAGGCACTCATCCCACAAGTGCCCCCTGGCAGCCCAGTGTTGAACCACACttatgcctgcctcagtttcccctagtaAGCTTTCAGTACGTTCAATGAGACTTGCATACAGTGAAAAGCGCCACTTCTGGAGTCTGGTTTATTAAGCATGGTATGTAAATAAGCTGTCTCTTCCTGCTCTAAGTCTCCAGGCCTCTCCACTGCTTGGAGCTCTGTAACTTCTCCCCTGTACAACTGGGGTCTTTGTCTTTCTCCTTGGGAGTTTTCCCTCTTTGCATTTTGGGGGGGATCTGAGCAGATGCCTCTACTCTCCAGGGTGGCATCACTGGGAGTAGCTTCTCTCTCCCCAGGAGCTTCCTCTGTCCTGGGGCCTCCTGACTGAGCGCTTTATAACTCTTTATACAGCCCAGTGTCAGGACTGGGACAGTTtgatctagtggtcagagccagggtggtcagagccagattctaagccaggggtcagagctggaATTGGGGAGCATTAGTCACTTGGGAAATCGCTCAGTTTCTTGGACAACTCCTTgcgcctccttctggcttaaatggTTTGGTCAGGCCAATCGGTGGGGCCAGTCATCGTCCCCGGGCTGGATTCTTGTGGAGAGTGCCTGTGGGCTGGGTTCGAGTTCTGCTAGCCCCTCACTTCCAGCTGTTCTGGGTGGCCTGCCTAGTGGTGGCCGGGGGGGAAGGTGCCTGGCACCTGTGAGCCCTTGCAACCCAGTGTTCCTTAACTAACTAACTGCAGCTCAGCAACTTGTCCACTTAATGATGCGCAGGTGAAACTTGCTCTCCCTAGTAAGAGCCGGTCAcagggaggctggctggctggctggctggctcctcAGAAGCCAGTCCCTGGGACAAAGGCAaatccattcacttcagtaggttTGTCCCCCGTTTACCCCAGGTCTGAATTTTTGCAGAGGGCGATCCCTGCAAAGAACGGGCCAAGGCCAGGGCAGGTGTAAGCCAGGATAACGCTGGTGACTTTGGGCAGGGCTGAACTTGCCCAGTGACTGTTGTTATGGCAAGGGATCCCCTAATAGGGCTGCACATATCAGAAATCCAGGAGGCCTTTTTCCAGCCTTGCCCaattccctcctccttccttaTGTTGTCAGAGCGCAGGCACCATCTGGATAATGCTCCTTCCCCTTGGCGAGCTGGGACGATGGCCGCTGACCTGGCCGTGGCTCAGCTGAGAGCTGCTAACAGACGGTAGACCCAGCAGCCTGGCAGGGAGAAGACAGGTAGATTGTTTCCACTGCAGACAATGGTGGAACTGTGGGAAGCTAGTGAGCTCCGGGCAACGACACAATGAACTTTTACCCCCACGGAACTAAGAACTCAGGAATTCTGGAGTCACAGGATTTGATGTCTCATACATAACTGGGCAGCCTGCAAGAGGGGCCAGTGGGTAAACGTGGCTTCTCCACAGAAGGGGGTGGACCTCTGGTTGCAGAGCGGAGGACTCCAGACTCGGTCCCAGAGGAGCAGCTAGCTGCACCTGTGACTTGGGCTGGGATAAAGTGgctcaggaggaggagagagggagggaggccagCTCGGTTCAGTTTGCAAGAAGCCAAACCATGGTCCAAACCGGAGGAACCGAGCCACTAAGCGTGTAGAGACAGAGGGAATTCAGCAGCAGATTGCCAGTCCTTCTGTCTCCGCactgtgttatttttaaaatccctcctgtctCGCCAGCTTTCTGGCTCCAGCGTCCGGCGGGGTTTCCTGGACTGTTGCTGGCTGGTCCGTGGCAGcatctccagccagccctggcgaGGGTTGTGCATTTACAGGGACCAGAAGGCAAAAGAGCATTAACAGCTTCAGAGAAAGCAAAAGGCTGATTGTTACCATCCCAAGCCTCAGCGGCGGGgccggtggggctgggggggggcaggggaatgtgaGTGCCAgcaactcctcctcctctgtctcccaAGGGAGCGTCCAGAGCCAGTGATGTTCGCTTGCCGAGCCCCACAGCTAAATAGCAATATAAACAGCAGCTCCCACTCCCTGGCTTTTGGGGCCAAAGGTGCCGGGGCTGACGCTCTGGGTATGTGAGCTGGGTAGACAGAAGGCCGGTGGCGGGGCTCATGCTGAGCACTAATAGAGAGCAGTGCGGGCGCTTTGGCAGCGGCGCGGGCTAGCCACGCGAGCTTGCACCGAGGGGGTAGTTTCGGGTGGCTAGTCGGAGCCTCTGCCACCCGGCTCTTTTTAGCGTGCTAGCACACGGCTGtctccccaggctgggaggctcgttCCCCGCTGTAGCATCGACATCCCATTAGCAAGGCGCGGGCCTTCCCTTGGCCACGCCACACCGGGGGAACGGTGCCAAGAGGGGCCTGTTCTGCCCGTGCAGTAGCTCGCTTGGGCCTGGGCGTGCGGGTGGAGTTTGAAGGTGTAACGCGCCGTCGTGTGCATTGCTACACAGACCAGCCGTGCAGTGCTGGGCCGGGCCATACACAAGTGATTATACGGGCAAGGCTCCCCCCCACGGCAGCAGAGCTCCTCCCTGCTCAGACCCCGTGTCCCAAAGACCCAGCCCCGTCGGAAAAAACGCCTCCCCAAAGCGAGACTGAATTGGCCAGACGCGGGCTGAGTTGCTGCAtagtgggggggccggggggttgCACAGCCACCAGCCCTCCACCGAGGATGCTGCACCTGCCTGGAGAGCCATGTGCCAAAGTCTCCTCGCTAGAAGCTGTCAGGCTGGACTGCAgacagcccccagccctctgtgctgcTACCGTGATGCCTGCAAGGGACTTGCCACTGACCGCAGCTCGGCAGAGGATGTTCCAGGACCTTGGCTTTTTGTGCTATAATTTACTCACTTTGCTGTTACgtcaccccccgccccattcGTCTCATCTCCCTGCGGCACGTTGCTCTCTTGCTGTAACCTAGATCATGGGCTTTTacgggcagggactgtctttttagtGTGCGTCTGTGCAGCAGCTAGCactgtggggccctgatccccGAGGGGAGCTGCCGGGCCCTCCTGCAGTAGAGGAATACGAATAATCACAAGAGGCAGGTGAGGACAAGACTCTGAAATGGATCCCTCTAGGATCGGAGCTTCGCGGGCTTGCCCGAAGAGGAAGTTAGTGAAAGGAGAAGGGGGTTGTTAGCCAAGTTTAGACCCTGAAACCTCACCAGTAGATGGTGTCCTAATTGCAAAACCATGAGCCTTCCTAGGAGGGCTGTGGTGGGCACTGAGAAGTACTGGGCACTTTGTCCAGGGGTTTATATCGGGAGCTGAGTCAGTCCATCACCAAGGCTAAAGGCTTCTGGGAGGAGGCTCCTTGTGTTTCTCTTGGATCAGATGTTTCCCCGGAGGGAAGGATGGGAGGCAAATCAAAGGAACTGAATTCTCAGGATCATCCCGGGTAGGAACAGGGCGGCTGAAACGGCTGCCCAGTATTCCCTGTAACaaatctgggctggggctgatggAGGCAACTTCCCCCATTTCCGCACCCTCGCTTCAGGTGTCCTGGGCAGCTGGGCGTGCCTCCTGCTGAATTAGTACTAAGCTATTGCCCTCAAGTTAACGTGCCTTGATATAATACCCCTGTTACAGGGGTCAGGGGCTGATGGTTTAGGAAGTGCTTTGGGCCTCTGTTAATCCTGCTGGCAGGTCGGGTAGATGTAGAGCCTCTTTGAAATCCAGGTCTTGGGGCGAAACCAGGCCTGGCATAAATGGGCGCAGTTCAGCTGttccagggttgaatttggcctgTTACGTCTAGATCAgttgttctcaaccttttctgTCTCATGGCTCCGTTACCCCCTGGTCTAGATTGACCTTTGCTGCGTAAATGCCTGGATGCCCTTAATTCTGTGCGTGGGACTGGTGACTTTATGAAGCAAGTGGGCAGAGCGTGAGTCACAGGCAGGAATACACGGGCAGGTTCTGTTGTCCCACTGCTGTACAGGAATCCCCACTAACCGCAGGTGTTCTTTTATAGGTAGAAGAAATGTACTCGACGGTGTGCAAAGCTGGCAAGAAGAAGAAACACCAAGGCTCTGCTCCGTCCCTCTCTGAAGGAATGGACCCTGGGGAGACGGGCCAAGGagaacaggggtggccagctGCCCATCTTGGAGATGTCAGGGCGGGGTATCAGTCCACACCAGGCCGAGTCTCACGCACTGAGCCCTGCTATGAGTCTATCAGTGTTGGATCCTGGACTGAGCACAGCAGGAACCCATCCCCAGAACCAGCCTACGAGGCAGTAGATGTCAACTGGAAAAAGCCCAAGAAAAGGGACAAGTCTACCAAGAACTGCCCTGCTGAGAACTTGTATGAAAGCATCAGCGAAATGTGGGAAGGGGACGCTAGGACCACAACTGCCCTGATGGCTCCCAATGGTTTGGAGATATACATGACAGACTTATAACCCCTTATGCATAGCTGGCCCCTTCCAGGGACGATCTGTGCTCCTCCACCGAGACCTCCAGCTGTCTCAGATCTCAGCCACGTGGCGAGGCACAGCAAGAACATCCAACACCACAACGGTAAATACTAAAAACATCAACCCGCTCTAAATCCTCCTGCCTCAGGTCTCAGGCCAACCTGTCACTCATGGGAGTTTCCCTGTGGGCCAGGTATCCCATTGCTCCTTCTGCAGAAatccttgcaccttcctctgaagcagctggcgcTGGGCACTGTCTGAGGCAGTTcgctgggctacatggacctatGGTGACCTGAAAACTACAGGCAAAAGAACTGAGTAATTCTAATAGGTGCCCACTGGGGTTTGGCATTGCTTGGGGGCTGTGCCCATTCTAGGAGCACAGACACCCAGGTCAGGTACCTCTCTTGCCTGAGTCTTTCTGCAGGGTCCAGTGAAGCTGGGCACAGAAACCTAGTTAAGGAAAGGGGCAGCTGAGTTAATAAAGAGAACTCTCCCATATGTATTTTAATCCTGTTGTTCTGAATTTCTGCATCTGTCCCAGCCAGCAGGCTAACAATGCAGCAACTGAGATACCCAGAAACAGGATGGTTTTTATTGCCTGAGAATGCACATTTAATGGGATAACATTGCCAGTTTGTTCCAGTTGAGACGGTGAGGGTTTCCTGTCCAGGTCCTTGGAGCTCTCATTATCAGCCTGAGCTGCCCAGGGCTATAACAGTTCGGGGGTAGCTAAACGAGGCAAACGTTGGCCAGACTTCTGAGTCAGGCTGGAGGGTGCAGGccacaggctctggaggggcaAAAGGAGAGGACAGGAAATTGAGGCAGTGCAGTGAATGGGTGGAGCTCGACATTTGGGGCTGAATGCATAGCAGGTAGAGCAGATTTGGAGCCAGAGAGCTTTGTGTACGTGCatggcctgggggcagggggaaaagggtGGCTCTAAGCCACCTGTACACCTCCTCCATCCttgggctgagcagggccctTTCGGCCCCTAGCCAAAACAGTACCAGCAGGAACGGTCCTCCAGGTCCTGTTACGCTGCCCAGGGACTGCCACTTTGGCCACAGCCCTTCCTGCTGCCAGCCTTCCCTGGTG
This portion of the Chelonia mydas isolate rCheMyd1 chromosome 13, rCheMyd1.pri.v2, whole genome shotgun sequence genome encodes:
- the LIME1 gene encoding lck-interacting transmembrane adapter 1; protein product: MAGPHPPSFTAALGLALLGVLVFLSALCAACRRKARKKVVPPDGVKLVDVSLLRQMQLRSLSKSDTKLHELNRVKHVDEHQRPASVDFLYPSGSLGDGEGAAYSSSFSILLHRELPQIPHSNPSADALSPDQTYSNLFFSAPLKPAPEVLYECAAVTQEGPQPMPVLGSPVEASPLSEADKAVTAEYACIRKAKKNFQPELQDETQSESSVGPADTEGWEGAACNPPAVKVEEMYSTVCKAGKKKKHQGSAPSLSEGMDPGETGQGEQGWPAAHLGDVRAGYQSTPGRVSRTEPCYESISVGSWTEHSRNPSPEPAYEAVDVNWKKPKKRDKSTKNCPAENLYESISEMWEGDARTTTALMAPNGLEIYMTDL